Proteins encoded together in one Miscanthus floridulus cultivar M001 chromosome 16, ASM1932011v1, whole genome shotgun sequence window:
- the LOC136513707 gene encoding germin-like protein 8-14, producing the protein MARTVLLPVLLLSFFLLPLASLALTQDFCVADLTCSDTPAGYPCKSSVTADDFYYHGLAGQGKINPLIKAAVTPAFVGQFPGVNGLGISAARLDIEVGGVVPLHTHPAGSELLFVTQGTVAAGFISSGSNTVYTKTLYAGDIMVFPQGLLHYQYNAGTGPAVGLVAFSSSNPGLQITDFALFANNLPSVVVEKVTFLDDAQVKKLKSVLGGSG; encoded by the coding sequence ATGGCCAGGACGGTGTTGCTCCCCgtgctcctcctctccttcttcctcctgccgcTGGCCTCCCTCGCGCTGACGCAGGACTTCTGCGTCGCCGACCTGACCTGCAGCGACACGCCGGCCGGGTACCCGTGCAAGTCCAGCGTCACCGCCGACGACTTCTACTACCATGGCCTGGCCGGGCAGGGCAAAATCAACCCGCTCATCAAGGCCGCCGTGACGCCGGCCTTCGTCGGCCAGTTCCCGGGCGTCAACGGGCTCGGCATCTCCGCGGCCAGGCTCGACATCGAGGTGGGCGGCGTGGTGCCGCTGCACACCCACCCGGCGGGCTCCGAGCTCCTCTTCGTGACCCAGGGCACCGTCGCCGCTGGCTTCATCAGCTCCGGCTCCAACACCGTCTACACCAAGACGCTGTACGCCGGCGACATCATGGTGTTCCCGCAGGGCCTGCTCCACTACCAGTACAACGCCGGCACCGGCCCCGCCGTCGGCCTCGTCGCCTTCAGCAGCTCCAACCCCGGCCTGCAGATCACCGACTTTGCGCTCTTTGCCAACAATCTCCCATCCGTCGTGGTGGAGAAGGTCACCTTCTTGGACGATGCACAGGTCAAGAAGCTCAAGAGCGTGCTCGGCGGCAGCGGTTAA